In a genomic window of Urocitellus parryii isolate mUroPar1 chromosome 11, mUroPar1.hap1, whole genome shotgun sequence:
- the LOC113176363 gene encoding olfactory receptor 10K1-like, producing the protein MEWVNETWVREFVFLGFSALASLQRLLFMVFLLVYLFTLGTNAIIMSTIVLDRALHTPMYFFLSVLSCSETCYTFVIVPKMLVDLLAQKKTISFLGCAIQMFTFLFLGCSHSFLLAAMGYDRYVAICNPLRYTVLMGHGVCLGLVAAACACGFTVSLVTTSLVFHLPFHSSNQLHHFFCDISPVLKLASHQSRLSQLVIFMLGVLVLVIPLLLILVSYVRIISAILKIPSSVGRYKAFSTCASHLIVVTVHYGCASFIYLRPKSNYSSSQDTLISVSYTILTPLFNPMIYSLRNKEFKSALQRTMSKTWFSLN; encoded by the coding sequence ATGGAGTGGGTCAACGAGACCTGGGTGAGAGAATTTGTCTTCCTGGGCTTCTCAGCTCTGGCCAGCCTTCAGAGGCTGCTGTTCATGGTCTTCCTGCTCGTCTACCTCTTCACACTGGGCACCAATGCCATCATCATGTCCACCATTGTGCTGGACAGAGCCCTTCatacccccatgtacttcttcctctcagTCCTCTCCTGCTCTGAGACCTGCTACACCTTTGTCATTGTGCCCAAGATGCTGGTGGACCTGCTGGCTCAGAAGAAGACCATCTCGTTCCTGGGCTGTGCCATCCAGATGTTCACCTTCCTCTTCCTGGGCTGCTCTCACTCCTTCCTGCTGGCAGCCATGGGCTATGATCGCTACGTGGCCATCTGCAACCCGCTACGCTACACAGTGCTCATGGGCCACGGGGTGTGCTTGGGATTAGTGGCTGCTGCCTGTGCCTGTGGCTTCACTGTCTCTTTGGTCACTACCTCCCTGGTATTTCACCTGCCCTTCCACTCTTCCAACCAACTGCATCACTTCTTCTGTGACATCTCCCCTGTCCTCAAACTGGCATCTCACCAATCCCGCCTCAGTCAGTTGGTCATCTTCATGCTGGGTGTCTTGGTCTTGGTCATCCCACTGCTACTCATCCTGGTGTCCTATGTCCGCATCATCTCTGCCATTCTAAAGATCCCATCCTCTGTTGGGAgatacaaagccttctccacctgtgcctccCATCTCATTGTGGTGACTGTCCACTATGGCTGTGCCTCCTTCATCTACTTGAGGCCCAAGTCCAACTACTCTTCCAGCCAAGACACCCTGATATCTGTGTCTTATACCATCCTCACCCCATTGTTCAATCCAATGATCTATAGTCTGAGAAACAAGGAATTCAAATCAGCCCTTCAAAGAACAATGAGCAAGACTTGGTTTTCTCTTAACTAA